The genomic region GTGACTTGTTTGGTGTAGTCGGTACCGTCTGTTGCTGTACCGGCGTAGGTCAATGTCACAGTAACGTCAGTTTCTGCAATCACTGCATCACCCGCTACATCTTTGAGGCTGACGGTGTATTCAGTTGTGGTAGCGCCTTCGTTCACATTGCTAGGACCACTGAGGCTGACCATTACCTGGTCATTAACTGAGTAAGTTTCAGTATCACTTGCACTTGCGCTATTACCCGCGGCATCGGTTGTCGTGACGCTTGCATTGATTGTCTTATCGCTATCGGCTACTAAATCTGAACCAGGCACATTAATACTAAATTTCAGGTCTGCGTCTACTGTGCCAGTAAAGGTCTTGCCATTGACAGTCAAGGTAACGGTATCGCCTAATTTGGCATCGCCACCTACTATGCCGGTAATCGCAATATTAGTAGCGGCCTCAGCGGCATTAATTACATCATTGGGTGTGATGTTTTCATCTAAGGTGATGGTGGGGACTGAATCCTCTGGAGGATCTGGTGGTGCCTCATCAGGACTGACAATTGGTGCTGGAGTGGTATCGCTTATTGTTGTTTCTGGAGCTGCTTGTCCTGGAGCTGCTTGAGTCGTGGCAGCTGGCTCAGTTGCGGCGGCTTGAGGTTCAATAGTTCTCGAGCCCAACACAGCAAAGATTGCATTGGAATCGGTGGACTGAACTTGAGAAGTGCCTATAGATGGGGGAGCATCAATTGCTCGGGGAGCGCCGTCATCACTGGCTAGAGCGGCGACATCGAGTAATGACTCCGTGCCTCTTGCATTAGAATCTGCTTGATTATTAGAGGGATCCCTTATTTCTTGATAGACACTAGGCGTATCTGGGGCAGCGGGATTTGTGGTGTTTACGGTTGCGTCAGCAATGTGGGATTGCGCAACATCTGGTCCAGCCTGTTGTAACGAGGTTTGTTCATCAAGATGTTGTGCATCTTGTGACTGTTGTCCTGAATCGGTGTTTGCATCTGCCATAGTAAATTCCCAATGAATAAAGCACACCAAAATTATGGCTATTTGGGTTTAATTTACGGCTTATAGCTACTTATTCATACTGGGCTTTTAGTTATATAACTTTAGTTATATTTTTATCGCTTAATACCTGATATTTAAAGCTTAAATACGGAAACACCTTGCAGTACATTGGTTCTAGTGTTGATACTATAAGGCAAACCTGCAGTGCTGGCATTGGGACCATATAGCAAGACATTTCCGGTGCCTGAACAAGCAGAGGGTTGAGCTAGTAGATATCCTGTAAAACCCGACGATAACATTTCGTGAAATCCACTGGATTGGCATCAAAGCGCATACACTCAGTAGAAACCTTCAGAGTACGTCGCAATAGCTCCTCAGGGTCTTTGGGCCAACGCCCTGGTCTTTGGGCATACATTTCAGTCCGTTGCTTGAGATAGCTGCTCTCAATGCCATTTAATCCATAAGCGGTAATTTCTGGGCTGGATAATCGATAGACACGCTTGGTCTGGTATGACTGCATGGCAATGAAGAGATCAGGGGGAATCTCCATCTCAGCAAAATAGACTTTGGCGGAAGTATTAAATTTATCTAAGAGCGATTTAGCAACCGGGTCCTCTTTAGCATCCACTTCTTTCTTAATCACCCCAGAATCGTTACTCAAGGTAATTCTGGCTTGATGGATGCCAATACTGAAGGTGGGGGCACCCCTCACTACTCCGCCAGCCAGAACCAAGATACACGCACTGGAGCATTCTCCATTCACAAAGACATGGGCATGGGCATTTCTTAAAATTTTGCCAATTTCCATCGCAGCCATCCCATCTCCGCCCTTACTATCCAAAAAGACAATCAGACCGGCTGGTACGGGATCCGATTCTGTAGGAGTAATACTCTTTTGAAGATTGGCCAATAGCTTTCTGGAAATAGAACCTTTAATTTGCACAATCCGAATGTGCTGTGACTCCTGGGCTGGTCCATCAACCCCTTTACTAGACTCAGTGAACTTGACCGTATTGATGGTGACGCTTGCTTTTGGGCTTGCAGCCTCGCTGCCAGGTAATCCTAGGTTGGCATTTTCTTGAGCATATAGGAAAGAAGATGCCCCTAGCAGTACTATAAAACCAGCCATTCGGGCAACGGGAACGATGCGTAAGAGCGGGTTCATGATTCTAGGATGTGGCTTTCAGACTATAGACACTTGCTTATTCAATTGTGCAATTGCAGAAGCTGTGAGCCCATCTCTGAAATCAAAATAATGGTCATCACGCGGCAGAATTAAACCTAAGGCCAGTAATTCTTGTAAAGCACCTTGCAATACGGGTCTTGGTAGATTAATCGATGGCAATAACTCATTGAATGCCTGCTCAGGTGACTGCGCTGCAGCAAAAATCAATTGCTTAGCCGCGGAAGATAAATCATCGACCATCGCCTGCATATCCACTAAGACACCCTCGGGAACTAAATCTAGATGAGGCTCTTCCATAGTATGAATGCGCGTGAAGATGGCATTGTCGGGGCGAGGCCCCAAAATACGGATATGCGTTTGGGTTTTTTGTACATCACGTAAATTGGTAACGACTACCAGTACTCGCAAACCTACTAAGCGATCAATACCACGATCGCCTAGGGCGCTTTTTAATGCCTGTAGAGAATGAATACCCAGCACCTTTAAAACTACAGGTGCATGGGTAGATATTTTCCAAATGGAAGATAAGAGCCGATCTAAAGTGGAGTCGGGCTTATTTGAAGATAGATCGTATTGGGTTGCCGTCATCTCTACTTGTGTCAACAAACTACTTAATATCTGGTCACGTCTTTTAGCGCTAGGAATATGAACTGTGATGGGACAAAATCCAGCCTGAGTCGCATTAATAGCAATGGCATCCACTAAAGAATTTGCTAGCGAAGGTGGCCAAGACTCTACACAGACCCACTGACTTACACCATTGCTAACGGCTTGTAAGACTTCCTTGAGAAAGGACAGATCACCCCATTGAGACAGACGGGAAGGTGCTGATGCTCGAGTGCCAATGGCATAGATATTTTCATTACTTTTTACTGTTTCAGTATCACTGGAATATTTTTCCTCACCTATTGCCTTGCTAGCAACTAACTTCTCTTTGCTTATCTTCGCAGGTCGCAACTCTAGCCAAGGAACCGAGGCAGAACAGAGATGTTCCGTCAGTGCGTTCGCTAAGCTTAATGTCAACTGGGAAGACTTTTTAGCCAGGCTCAAAGCTCCCTGAAAGGCGCTTGCAGAGCTTAAAACTTGCATTTGAGAGGGTACGATTTCTGCTTGGGTAGAAATTCCTATACCAATATGAAGATCCAGAGCCTGATCTATCTCTAGGCGGCTGCGGATCGCTTGCGCCAATAAAGTTGCGCGGTCAACATCATCAATATGGGAAGTAGGATGCCCAAACCAAATCAGTAAGCCCCCGTCCGGCAATATCATGCTACTAGCATCTAAGGCAAATACCATTTCTTCGATAGTAAAACGCAGTTGCTCTAGATAGCTTTTACGCTGGATCACCATTACTGCATCAGTCATGGCATCTTCAGGAATGGTAATGGCTACGGCAACAATCAAGCGCCATGAATACCCAACGCTATCCTCCACTCCATTAGAAATCGTTTTTTTGGGTTTTGCTTTAGAGGCCGGCGCAAGACGCTGGCTAGCAATAGCGAGCTTGGCCCTACTAGAAACATTGAGGAGCCGAAAAATAGCAAAAATATGCTGTTTAACGGTTCCCTCGGAAATCTTTAATTCGTTCGCAATTTCCTTATTTGTTGAACCCTGTCCAACCAAAGCAACCACTTGACGCTGGCGCGCTGTCAGTGATTGATTTTCTTTTGTTGGATTGGAATTTATGATTATTCTCTTTAGGAATAGCGTTTATCTCTCGCGCAAACCTTGATGGAAGGCCACGTAGATTGGGCGCATCAGGTAACGTAATACCGTTTGACGGTCCGTCACAATATCAGCCTGTACGGTCATTCCTGGCTCAATCTTCTTGCCTGGATCATCGCCTAAATTCTTAGTAGGGATAGAGACTAAGACCTTGAAGTAAGGCTGCTGCTTTTCATCCAAAGTGCTGTATGGAGAAACCATCGTGACCTTGCCATCCACAGTACCAAAACGCATAAAGTCATACGTACCAATCTTGACGCGGACATCTTGACCCACCCGCACAAAACCAATATCAGTCGGTTGCACCCGGACATCTGCCTGAATCAAGCCATCGGTTGGCACCACATTCATCAAAATAGCACCGGGAGGCACTACACCGCCCACCGTTCTAAATTTCAAATCTTGCA from Polynucleobacter antarcticus harbors:
- a CDS encoding response regulator transcription factor, whose translation is MIINSNPTKENQSLTARQRQVVALVGQGSTNKEIANELKISEGTVKQHIFAIFRLLNVSSRAKLAIASQRLAPASKAKPKKTISNGVEDSVGYSWRLIVAVAITIPEDAMTDAVMVIQRKSYLEQLRFTIEEMVFALDASSMILPDGGLLIWFGHPTSHIDDVDRATLLAQAIRSRLEIDQALDLHIGIGISTQAEIVPSQMQVLSSASAFQGALSLAKKSSQLTLSLANALTEHLCSASVPWLELRPAKISKEKLVASKAIGEEKYSSDTETVKSNENIYAIGTRASAPSRLSQWGDLSFLKEVLQAVSNGVSQWVCVESWPPSLANSLVDAIAINATQAGFCPITVHIPSAKRRDQILSSLLTQVEMTATQYDLSSNKPDSTLDRLLSSIWKISTHAPVVLKVLGIHSLQALKSALGDRGIDRLVGLRVLVVVTNLRDVQKTQTHIRILGPRPDNAIFTRIHTMEEPHLDLVPEGVLVDMQAMVDDLSSAAKQLIFAAAQSPEQAFNELLPSINLPRPVLQGALQELLALGLILPRDDHYFDFRDGLTASAIAQLNKQVSIV
- a CDS encoding ATP-dependent Clp protease proteolytic subunit, which gives rise to MNPLLRIVPVARMAGFIVLLGASSFLYAQENANLGLPGSEAASPKASVTINTVKFTESSKGVDGPAQESQHIRIVQIKGSISRKLLANLQKSITPTESDPVPAGLIVFLDSKGGDGMAAMEIGKILRNAHAHVFVNGECSSACILVLAGGVVRGAPTFSIGIHQARITLSNDSGVIKKEVDAKEDPVAKSLLDKFNTSAKVYFAEMEIPPDLFIAMQSYQTKRVYRLSSPEITAYGLNGIESSYLKQRTEMYAQRPGRWPKDPEELLRRTLKVSTECMRFDANPVDFTKCYRRVLQDIY